In Pseudomonas sp. R76, one genomic interval encodes:
- a CDS encoding aldehyde dehydrogenase family protein: MEALTIANTPYALQAYTLTLNLRRAHALATRIDAGRVLINTLAHEPRAPFGGFKHSGIGREYGTFGFEALLEPKSVLV, translated from the coding sequence GTGGAAGCACTGACCATCGCCAACACGCCTTACGCTCTCCAGGCTTACACTCTGACTTTAAATCTACGCAGAGCCCACGCACTCGCCACCCGCATCGATGCCGGTCGCGTACTGATCAACACACTGGCCCACGAACCGCGCGCGCCCTTTGGCGGCTTTAAACACTCAGGCATAGGCCGCGAGTACGGCACGTTCGGTTTCGAGGCCTTATTGGAGCCAAAATCAGTTCTCGTCTGA
- the mrdA gene encoding penicillin-binding protein 2 — MPEPIPIKDHEKENRLVNKRLLACALLVIGITCALVGRMYFLQVVQYDYHSTISENNRVHVLPITPTRGLIYDRNGVVLADNRPSYNLTITRERTTDLKGELDAIVSLLHLPPEDRAVFDKALKQARHPFVPVTLFYELTEEQIAVLAVNEFRLPGVDVEPQFVRHYPLGAHFAHSIGYVGRINEKESKALDSVEYRGTQSIGKTGIERFYESELHGHVGYEEVETNAQGRVLRVLKHTDPIPGKNIVLSLDVKLQEAAEEALGDRRGSVVALDPQTGEVLAMVSKPSFDPNLFVTGISFKEYAALHDSIDRPLFNRVLRGLYAPGSTIKPEVAIAGLDSGVVTAQTRVFDPGYYQLPDFDHKYRNWNHSGDGWVDMDAAIMRSNDTYFYDLAHKLGIDRLHDYLAEFGLGQKVSLDMFEESAGLMPSQAWKRATRRQPWFPGETVILGIGQGYMQVTPLQLAQATALIANKGVWNRPHLAKTINGVPPVDENPMPNVVLKDPRDWEQVNHGMQLVMHDPRGIARAAALGAQYRIAGKSGTAQVVAIKQGERYNRNKTLERHRDNALFVGFAPAEHPKIVISVMIENGEAGGRVAGPVVRQIMDAWLLDQEGHLKPQYATPAKAPGDPHV; from the coding sequence ATGCCTGAACCGATACCGATCAAGGACCACGAAAAAGAAAACCGCCTGGTCAACAAGCGCCTGCTCGCCTGTGCGCTGTTGGTCATCGGCATCACCTGCGCCCTGGTGGGCCGCATGTATTTCCTGCAAGTGGTGCAGTACGACTACCACTCCACGATTTCTGAAAACAATCGCGTCCACGTACTGCCTATTACGCCGACGCGCGGGCTGATCTATGACCGCAACGGCGTGGTGCTGGCCGACAACCGCCCCAGCTACAACCTGACCATCACCCGCGAACGCACCACCGACCTCAAGGGTGAACTGGACGCCATCGTCAGCCTGTTGCACCTGCCCCCCGAAGACCGCGCTGTGTTTGACAAGGCGCTGAAGCAGGCGCGTCATCCTTTCGTGCCTGTGACGTTGTTCTACGAGCTGACCGAAGAACAGATCGCCGTACTGGCGGTTAACGAGTTCCGTCTGCCCGGTGTGGACGTCGAGCCGCAATTCGTCCGGCATTACCCGCTGGGCGCGCACTTCGCCCACTCGATTGGTTATGTCGGTCGCATCAACGAAAAAGAATCCAAAGCCCTCGACTCCGTGGAGTACCGCGGTACGCAGTCCATCGGCAAGACCGGCATCGAGCGTTTCTACGAGTCCGAGCTGCACGGCCACGTGGGCTATGAAGAGGTCGAGACCAATGCCCAGGGGCGCGTATTGCGCGTGCTCAAGCACACCGACCCGATCCCCGGCAAAAACATCGTCCTGAGCCTCGACGTTAAACTGCAGGAAGCGGCGGAAGAAGCCTTGGGCGACCGGCGTGGTTCGGTGGTCGCCCTCGACCCGCAAACCGGCGAAGTTCTGGCGATGGTCAGCAAGCCCAGCTTTGACCCGAATCTGTTCGTCACCGGCATCAGCTTCAAGGAATACGCGGCGCTGCACGATTCCATCGATCGTCCGCTGTTCAACCGCGTGCTGCGTGGGCTCTATGCGCCCGGTTCGACCATCAAGCCGGAAGTCGCCATCGCCGGTCTGGACAGTGGCGTGGTCACCGCGCAAACCCGCGTGTTCGATCCCGGCTACTACCAATTGCCCGATTTTGACCACAAATACCGTAACTGGAACCACAGCGGCGACGGCTGGGTGGACATGGACGCCGCGATCATGCGTTCCAACGACACCTATTTCTATGACCTGGCCCACAAGCTGGGCATCGACAGGCTGCACGACTACCTGGCCGAGTTCGGCCTCGGCCAGAAGGTCTCCCTCGACATGTTCGAAGAGTCAGCCGGGCTGATGCCTTCCCAGGCCTGGAAGCGCGCGACACGGCGCCAGCCGTGGTTCCCGGGCGAAACCGTGATCCTCGGCATCGGCCAGGGCTACATGCAAGTCACGCCGTTGCAACTGGCCCAGGCCACTGCGTTGATTGCCAACAAGGGCGTGTGGAACCGGCCGCACCTGGCCAAGACCATCAACGGCGTGCCACCAGTGGATGAAAACCCAATGCCCAACGTAGTCCTCAAAGACCCGCGTGACTGGGAGCAGGTTAACCACGGCATGCAGTTGGTGATGCATGACCCGCGCGGCATCGCCCGGGCAGCGGCGCTTGGCGCGCAATACCGCATCGCCGGCAAAAGTGGTACGGCGCAAGTTGTTGCGATCAAGCAGGGTGAGCGTTACAACCGTAACAAGACCCTGGAACGCCATCGCGACAACGCCTTGTTTGTCGGCTTCGCGCCGGCGGAACACCCGAAAATCGTGATCTCGGTGATGATCGAAAACGGCGAGGCCGGTGGCCGTGTGGCAGGCCCCGTGGTGCGGCAAATCATGGACGCCTGGCTACTCGACCAGGAAGGCCACCTGAAGCCGCAATACGCGACGCCGGCCAAAGCTCCCGGTGACCCGCACGTCTAA
- a CDS encoding GFA family protein → MTDPLNGSCFCKAVRYQVDNLDMPISHCHCDSCRKVHAAAFVATAGVMREHFRWTQGEALLSSFESSPGKLRHFCSHCGSHLMAERRHQPHVIVRVATLDDDPGVRPTAHIWTSHDVPWLAYEGVEQWNEWKA, encoded by the coding sequence ATGACTGACCCGTTGAATGGAAGTTGCTTCTGCAAAGCCGTGCGCTACCAAGTGGACAACCTGGACATGCCCATCAGCCATTGCCACTGCGACAGCTGCCGCAAGGTGCATGCCGCCGCGTTTGTGGCCACGGCCGGGGTGATGCGCGAGCATTTCCGCTGGACCCAGGGCGAGGCGCTGCTGTCCTCGTTTGAATCGTCACCGGGCAAGCTCCGGCATTTCTGCTCGCACTGCGGCTCACACCTGATGGCGGAGCGTAGGCATCAACCCCATGTGATTGTGCGGGTGGCGACGCTGGATGATGATCCGGGCGTACGGCCCACCGCGCACATCTGGACGTCCCACGATGTGCCCTGGCTTGCCTATGAGGGCGTTGAGCAGTGGAACGAGTGGAAGGCCTGA
- a CDS encoding SRPBCC family protein: MHVLDRIERKVLLNASRKQVWEALTDAEQFGSWFGIALKGKHFAAGETIKAPITYPGYEHVVWNAKIERILPQTLFSFRWHPYAVEEGVDYDSETPTLVEFTIEDRAPGILLRVVESGFDAVPEGRRQKAFKMNSRGWDEQMSNIETYLGQARRA; encoded by the coding sequence ATGCACGTATTAGATCGCATCGAACGAAAAGTCCTGCTCAACGCTTCACGTAAACAGGTGTGGGAAGCACTCACTGACGCCGAGCAGTTCGGCAGCTGGTTTGGCATCGCCCTCAAGGGCAAACACTTTGCCGCCGGGGAAACCATCAAGGCTCCGATTACTTATCCTGGCTACGAACACGTGGTGTGGAACGCCAAGATCGAACGCATCCTGCCGCAAACGCTGTTCTCGTTCCGGTGGCACCCTTACGCGGTTGAAGAGGGCGTCGACTACGACAGCGAAACACCGACCCTGGTGGAATTCACCATTGAAGACCGTGCGCCGGGCATTCTGCTGCGGGTAGTTGAATCCGGCTTTGACGCGGTGCCCGAAGGCCGACGCCAGAAAGCCTTCAAGATGAACTCCCGCGGTTGGGATGAACAAATGAGCAATATCGAAACCTATCTGGGCCAGGCCCGTCGCGCCTGA